The following proteins come from a genomic window of Actinopolyspora saharensis:
- a CDS encoding VWA domain-containing protein, protein MSLTGFKAPWWFLLLAVVLVLVAGYLWVQRRRRRSAMRFSNLALLERVAPRRQGWPKHVPMALLGVTLVLLTVGLAGPTSEQRIPRNRATVLLTMDVSLSMKARDVSPSRLRAAKQAAKEFADKLTPGINLGLVSFAGTATVMVMPTTDRPSVKQAIDSLQLSEATATGDGIKASLSAIESFGRMVGGGQGAPPARIVLMADGGQTIPRELDAPRGAYTQAKAAEESGVPISTISFGTEHGSIEIQGQRQRVEVDDEAMRHIADLSGGDFYKAASAEQLRQVYDTLQEQIGYEIKRADASKPWFVLGTLAGIVAAGTALVVGRRLP, encoded by the coding sequence ATGAGCTTGACAGGTTTCAAGGCCCCCTGGTGGTTTCTGCTGCTGGCCGTGGTGCTCGTCCTGGTGGCGGGCTATCTGTGGGTGCAGCGCAGGCGCAGGCGTAGCGCGATGCGGTTCAGCAATCTCGCCTTGCTCGAGCGGGTTGCTCCGCGCAGGCAGGGCTGGCCGAAGCACGTTCCGATGGCGCTGCTGGGTGTGACGTTGGTGCTGTTGACGGTGGGGTTGGCCGGGCCGACCTCCGAGCAGCGCATTCCGCGCAACCGGGCCACTGTGCTGTTGACGATGGACGTTTCGCTGTCGATGAAGGCTCGCGACGTCAGCCCGAGCAGGTTGCGGGCGGCCAAGCAGGCCGCCAAGGAGTTCGCGGACAAGCTCACTCCCGGCATCAACCTGGGGTTGGTCTCGTTCGCGGGGACGGCGACGGTGATGGTCATGCCGACCACGGATCGTCCGAGCGTGAAGCAGGCCATCGACAGTTTGCAGTTGTCCGAGGCGACGGCCACCGGTGACGGGATCAAGGCTTCGCTGTCGGCGATCGAGTCGTTCGGGCGGATGGTCGGTGGTGGCCAGGGGGCGCCGCCTGCGCGGATCGTGTTGATGGCCGACGGGGGGCAGACCATTCCGCGGGAGTTGGACGCGCCCCGCGGGGCGTACACCCAGGCGAAGGCGGCCGAGGAGTCCGGGGTGCCCATTTCGACGATTTCCTTCGGCACCGAGCACGGCAGCATCGAGATTCAGGGGCAGCGTCAGCGGGTGGAGGTCGATGACGAGGCGATGCGCCACATAGCTGACCTGTCCGGAGGGGATTTCTACAAGGCCGCCAGTGCGGAGCAGCTGCGTCAGGTCTACGACACGTTGCAGGAGCAGATCGGTTACGAGATCAAGCGGGCCGATGCCAGTAAGCCGTGGTTCGTGCTCGGGACGCTGGCGGGCATCGTCGCGGCCGGGACTGCTCTCGTGGTGGGGCGGCGGCTGCCCTGA
- a CDS encoding glycosyltransferase family 87 protein gives MHTWLEGGNTVENWAPMRNGEILPWVYPPFGVLPLTVFALPPTTVGVFLMWAADLAAIGMTLYLVVRYRWPSVGPRGALAVAAVVLPGTLWLEPVYSCFAQGQVNLVLMGLIVADCLVPNPRWPRGMLVGIAAATKLMPAAFLLFFLFRKDFRAAVVSVVTGVVCTLIGFAIDFESSMDYWFNYGPASSVAGHTLDSNQSVMGMVARWGLDPLVQNGIWAAVCLVLTVVLVRTVGRVDASVAMALTGVFTLLVSPTSWSSHWGWFVPGALILLGAAVTARSIARFALVVVIVVAARRIPFTMLAHENVPALLWVPQQLAGNAYVVLSIVLLLLTGWQVSRARPAGRVSEVDVGEQAALSRG, from the coding sequence GTGCACACCTGGTTGGAGGGCGGTAACACCGTCGAGAACTGGGCTCCGATGCGGAACGGCGAGATACTGCCCTGGGTGTATCCCCCGTTCGGGGTGCTGCCGCTGACCGTGTTCGCCCTGCCGCCGACCACGGTGGGCGTGTTCTTGATGTGGGCCGCGGATCTGGCGGCCATCGGGATGACGCTCTACCTGGTGGTGCGGTACCGCTGGCCCAGCGTGGGCCCGCGTGGTGCGCTGGCGGTGGCGGCCGTGGTGCTTCCGGGCACCTTGTGGTTGGAGCCCGTCTACTCGTGTTTCGCCCAGGGGCAGGTCAATCTCGTGTTGATGGGGCTGATCGTGGCTGACTGCCTGGTGCCGAATCCGCGCTGGCCGCGTGGAATGTTGGTGGGCATCGCCGCCGCGACCAAGCTCATGCCCGCGGCTTTCCTGCTGTTCTTCCTGTTCCGCAAGGATTTCCGAGCCGCGGTGGTCAGCGTGGTCACCGGGGTGGTGTGCACGCTGATCGGTTTCGCGATCGATTTCGAGTCCTCGATGGATTACTGGTTCAACTACGGGCCGGCTTCTTCCGTGGCGGGGCACACGCTCGACAGCAACCAGTCGGTGATGGGCATGGTCGCCCGGTGGGGGCTCGATCCGCTCGTGCAGAACGGCATCTGGGCGGCGGTGTGCCTGGTGTTGACCGTGGTGCTGGTGCGCACGGTCGGTCGGGTCGACGCGTCGGTGGCGATGGCGTTGACCGGGGTGTTCACGCTGCTGGTGTCGCCGACGTCCTGGTCGAGCCACTGGGGGTGGTTCGTGCCGGGGGCGTTGATCCTGCTCGGAGCGGCGGTGACCGCGCGCAGCATCGCCCGGTTCGCGCTCGTGGTGGTGATCGTCGTCGCTGCCAGGCGGATCCCGTTCACCATGTTGGCGCACGAGAACGTTCCCGCGTTGCTGTGGGTGCCGCAGCAGCTGGCCGGTAACGCCTACGTGGTTCTCTCGATCGTGCTGTTGCTGCTGACTGGCTGGCAGGTGAGCCGAGCCCGTCCGGCCGGGCGCGTTTCGGAGGTCGATGTCGGGGAGCAGGCTGCTCTCAGTCGCGGTTGA
- a CDS encoding MgtC/SapB family protein: protein MTSSITGLGELPMLVELGAALLLSSLIGLEREVRAKSAGLRTHALVGVGTALLVLVSKYGFLDTLEWSNVQLGPSRVAAQIVSGIGFIGGGLIFVRRDAVRGLTTAATVWVVAAVGMACGSGLLVLAAATTLAHFIVAVGYQYLVALLRRMLREPQGVRIGYLDGHGVLRNVLTLCTSRGWAVLDLQVEREDSDDNNQRTAVVALRLRGRRDVTALLDELSALPGVLHVASSEPVENGF, encoded by the coding sequence ATGACCTCCTCGATCACCGGTCTCGGTGAACTGCCGATGCTCGTCGAGCTGGGGGCGGCGCTGCTGCTGTCCAGTCTGATCGGGTTGGAGCGCGAGGTCAGGGCCAAAAGCGCCGGTTTGCGCACGCACGCTCTCGTCGGTGTGGGGACCGCGCTGCTGGTGCTGGTGTCGAAGTACGGTTTTCTCGACACGTTGGAGTGGTCCAACGTGCAGTTGGGGCCGTCCCGCGTGGCGGCTCAGATCGTGTCGGGGATCGGGTTCATCGGCGGCGGGTTGATTTTCGTGCGCCGGGACGCGGTGCGGGGGCTGACCACGGCGGCGACCGTGTGGGTGGTGGCTGCCGTGGGGATGGCCTGCGGCAGCGGTCTGCTGGTGCTGGCGGCGGCGACCACGTTGGCGCACTTCATCGTGGCCGTGGGCTACCAGTACCTGGTGGCGCTGCTGCGGAGGATGTTGCGTGAGCCGCAGGGCGTGCGGATCGGTTATCTGGACGGGCACGGTGTGCTGCGCAACGTGTTGACGTTGTGCACCAGCCGGGGGTGGGCTGTGCTCGATCTGCAGGTCGAACGCGAGGACAGCGACGACAACAACCAGCGCACCGCCGTGGTCGCTCTGCGGCTGCGCGGCAGGCGCGATGTGACGGCGCTGCTCGACGAGCTGTCCGCGCTGCCCGGTGTGCTGCACGTCGCCTCCAGCGAACCCGTGGAGAACGGGTTCTGA
- a CDS encoding TetR family transcriptional regulator: MGDGQATRRRLFDAATAEFTRHGIAGARVDRIAESAQANKAQLYAYYGNKDQLFDTVFHEHLRLIVDMVPLDATDLPGYAARLYDAYLQRPEIVLLATWARLERTPTGDLLVAAAEDVARKLAAIADAQRDGLITADLEPSEVYSMVIAISMTWSPASTTYTASADEDPAVHERRRHALAETVRRAFTQ, from the coding sequence ATGGGTGATGGACAGGCAACACGACGCAGGCTGTTCGACGCGGCGACCGCCGAGTTCACTCGGCACGGGATCGCCGGCGCGCGGGTCGACCGCATCGCCGAGTCCGCACAGGCCAACAAGGCCCAGTTGTACGCCTACTACGGCAACAAGGACCAACTGTTCGACACGGTGTTCCACGAGCACCTGCGACTGATCGTGGACATGGTCCCGCTCGACGCGACCGACCTGCCCGGCTACGCAGCACGCCTCTACGACGCCTACCTCCAACGTCCCGAAATCGTGCTGCTGGCCACGTGGGCTCGGCTGGAACGCACCCCGACCGGGGACCTGCTGGTCGCCGCCGCCGAGGACGTAGCTCGCAAACTGGCCGCGATCGCCGACGCGCAGCGCGACGGCCTGATCACCGCCGACCTCGAACCATCCGAGGTCTACTCGATGGTCATCGCGATATCGATGACCTGGTCACCAGCCAGCACCACCTACACCGCATCCGCCGACGAAGACCCCGCCGTGCACGAACGACGCCGACACGCCCTCGCCGAGACCGTGCGCCGAGCATTCACGCAGTGA
- a CDS encoding NAD(P)-dependent alcohol dehydrogenase: MRMTRGWAADEPGSVIRPWDFARHDVGDRDVAVRIRYCGICGSDLDAVRAGDLAAFPLVPGHEIVGEVAEVGTHVSRFAVGDQVAVGNIVGSCGRCAACRAGRENWCAQVRLTYGGSDGFGNTTQGGYSSEYVLDEHFVYRLPEGLDPAGVAPLMCAGVTTYSPLRRSGVGKGTVVGVVGLGGLGHVGVKLARALGAEVSVFTTSPDKAETALSLGAEEAIVSTDASRMAAQAGRFDFILDTVGASHELGPYFDTLNIDGTLCLVGIPPEELRVDPMNLIPGAKRLAGSGSGGVPETQEMLDLCAEHGITADIETVSPDRLDEAFDRLARNDVRHRFVLDLTE; the protein is encoded by the coding sequence ATGCGCATGACGCGGGGATGGGCCGCCGACGAACCGGGGTCAGTGATCCGGCCCTGGGACTTCGCCCGGCACGATGTCGGTGACCGCGACGTGGCCGTGCGGATCCGCTACTGCGGAATCTGCGGCAGTGATCTGGACGCGGTCCGTGCCGGCGATCTGGCGGCGTTCCCGCTGGTGCCCGGCCATGAAATCGTCGGCGAGGTCGCCGAGGTGGGGACGCATGTCTCGCGATTCGCGGTCGGTGACCAGGTCGCGGTCGGCAACATCGTCGGTTCGTGCGGGCGATGTGCGGCCTGCCGGGCAGGTCGGGAGAACTGGTGCGCCCAGGTGAGACTGACCTACGGCGGCTCGGACGGGTTCGGTAACACCACCCAGGGGGGTTACTCGTCGGAGTACGTGCTCGACGAGCACTTCGTCTACCGACTGCCCGAGGGGCTCGACCCGGCTGGGGTGGCGCCACTGATGTGCGCGGGCGTGACCACCTACTCGCCGCTGCGCCGCTCCGGCGTCGGCAAGGGCACGGTCGTGGGGGTGGTCGGTCTCGGCGGTCTGGGGCACGTCGGAGTGAAGCTGGCTCGGGCGCTGGGTGCCGAGGTCAGCGTGTTCACCACCTCGCCCGACAAGGCCGAGACCGCGCTGTCCCTCGGCGCCGAGGAGGCCATCGTGTCCACCGACGCTTCCCGGATGGCGGCCCAGGCCGGCCGGTTCGACTTCATCCTCGACACCGTCGGGGCCTCGCACGAACTCGGTCCCTACTTCGACACGCTCAACATCGACGGCACCCTCTGCCTGGTGGGGATCCCGCCCGAGGAACTGCGTGTCGACCCGATGAACCTGATCCCGGGGGCCAAGCGCCTCGCCGGTTCCGGCAGCGGCGGAGTCCCCGAGACCCAGGAGATGCTCGACCTGTGCGCCGAGCACGGCATCACCGCGGACATCGAGACGGTCTCGCCCGACCGCCTCGACGAGGCTTTCGACCGCCTCGCTCGCAACGATGTACGCCACCGCTTCGTGCTGGACCTCACCGAGTGA
- a CDS encoding FAD-binding and (Fe-S)-binding domain-containing protein — protein sequence MTETSHTAARTPEFATPLRNSLTGQARFDPGTRALYATDASNYRRVPSGVVFPRDADDVAATLAVARDHGLPITSRGAGTSVAGNAMGDGLVLDFSKHMNRIEHLDPARRLARVQPGVVLDTLRATAARHGLTFGPDPSTHSRCTLGGMIGNNSCGTHSVAWGKTVDNVRELDVLLSDGTRLTLSRTDRQQLETLCRRQDRTGQLYRGLRDLADEFAPLLRADPPATTRRVSGYNLDQLLPENGFDLARALVGSEGSCATVLAATVELVQEPGARAMTVLGFDDTYAAADQVPHVRQHPTLAVEGLTEQLVEVVRERNPNSPALELLPRGRSWLFVETGGPDAATAARDAHAIAERFAGHADCAVHTDPARMAALWKIREEGSGYSTRMTDGSQRWSGWEDAAVPPENLGSYLREFDQLLERFGYRGASYGHYGEGCIHVRIDFDLTSRAGASDYRAFLEAAADLVVAHGGSLSGEHGDGQARSALLPRMYSPQMLRAFDRFKTLFDPEGLHNPGVITRPRGVDEDLRPLVAAPRIPSRTELALHADGGDLASATHRCVGVGKCLNPSGGVMCPSYRATGDEKHSTRGRAHLLAEMLSGKTVGGGWRSEQTRQALDLCLSCKGCKTDCPVGVDMATYKAEFLHRHYRHRPRPAAHYSMGFLPLWLAAARWAPGLVNRVSRGRAAPALKRLGGIAPERDLPLLARRSLLESCPSRRAAHPPDGAQAPVLLFADTFTNHFEPGIGQDAVAVLEAAGHQVHLPDTTVCCGLTWYSTGQLDTARRTLRRTARKLRAWPQQQTPVVGLEPSCTAFLRNDALELAPHDPEVRSLAAATRTFAEQIDQYPPSPHTDTASRPARQQPEQVLVQRHCHQYAELGFDADRSALEAAGLTPRVLDAGCCGLAGNFGFERGHYDVSMACAEDALLPEIRSAPDGTEVLADGFSCRTQLRHAAAAEPLHLATALARQLDLPHHRSS from the coding sequence ATGACCGAGACCAGCCACACAGCCGCGCGGACCCCCGAATTCGCCACACCGCTGCGCAACTCCCTGACCGGGCAAGCGCGATTCGACCCGGGGACACGCGCACTGTATGCCACCGACGCCTCGAACTACCGGCGGGTGCCCAGCGGGGTGGTGTTCCCCCGCGACGCCGACGACGTGGCCGCCACCCTCGCGGTCGCCCGCGACCACGGACTGCCGATCACCTCCCGCGGGGCGGGCACGAGCGTGGCGGGCAACGCCATGGGCGACGGTCTGGTCCTGGACTTCTCCAAGCACATGAACCGGATCGAACACCTCGACCCCGCGCGGCGGCTGGCCCGCGTGCAACCCGGGGTCGTGCTCGACACCCTGCGCGCCACGGCCGCGCGGCACGGGCTGACCTTCGGCCCCGACCCCTCCACGCACAGCCGCTGCACCCTCGGCGGGATGATCGGCAACAACTCGTGCGGCACCCACTCGGTGGCCTGGGGCAAAACGGTCGACAACGTGCGCGAGCTGGACGTGCTGCTGTCGGACGGAACACGGTTGACGCTGTCGCGGACCGACCGGCAACAGCTGGAGACGTTGTGCCGCCGCCAGGACCGCACCGGGCAGCTCTACCGGGGGCTGCGCGACCTCGCCGACGAATTCGCCCCCCTGCTGCGCGCCGACCCGCCCGCCACCACCAGACGGGTCTCCGGCTACAACCTGGACCAGCTGCTCCCGGAGAACGGGTTCGACCTGGCCCGCGCGCTGGTCGGTTCGGAAGGCAGCTGCGCCACCGTCCTGGCGGCCACGGTGGAGCTGGTGCAGGAACCGGGCGCCCGCGCGATGACCGTGCTCGGATTCGACGACACCTACGCCGCCGCCGACCAGGTCCCCCACGTCCGACAACACCCCACCCTGGCCGTGGAAGGACTCACCGAACAGCTGGTCGAGGTCGTCCGCGAACGCAACCCGAACTCGCCCGCCCTCGAACTGCTGCCCCGCGGCCGGAGCTGGCTGTTCGTCGAAACCGGCGGCCCCGATGCCGCGACCGCGGCGCGGGACGCCCACGCGATCGCCGAACGCTTCGCAGGCCACGCCGACTGCGCCGTGCACACCGACCCGGCACGGATGGCCGCGCTGTGGAAGATCCGCGAGGAGGGCTCGGGCTATTCGACACGCATGACCGATGGGTCGCAACGCTGGTCCGGCTGGGAGGACGCCGCCGTGCCCCCGGAGAACCTCGGCTCCTACCTGCGCGAGTTCGACCAGCTGCTGGAACGCTTCGGCTACCGCGGTGCCAGCTACGGCCACTACGGCGAGGGCTGCATCCACGTGCGCATCGACTTCGACCTCACCTCCCGCGCCGGCGCCTCCGACTACCGGGCCTTCCTGGAGGCCGCCGCCGACCTCGTCGTCGCGCACGGCGGATCGCTGTCCGGAGAGCACGGGGACGGGCAGGCCCGCTCGGCACTGCTGCCGCGCATGTACTCGCCGCAGATGCTGCGGGCCTTCGACCGGTTCAAAACCCTCTTCGACCCCGAAGGGCTGCACAACCCCGGGGTGATCACCCGCCCGCGCGGCGTGGACGAGGACCTGCGCCCCCTGGTCGCGGCCCCACGCATCCCCAGCAGAACCGAACTGGCGCTGCACGCCGACGGCGGAGACCTCGCCTCCGCGACGCACCGGTGCGTGGGAGTGGGCAAATGCCTCAACCCCTCGGGCGGAGTGATGTGCCCGAGCTACCGGGCCACCGGCGACGAGAAGCACTCCACCCGCGGCCGGGCGCACCTGCTGGCCGAGATGCTGTCCGGAAAGACCGTGGGCGGCGGCTGGCGCTCCGAACAGACCCGCCAGGCCCTCGACCTGTGCCTGTCCTGCAAGGGCTGCAAGACCGACTGCCCGGTGGGCGTGGACATGGCCACCTACAAGGCCGAATTCCTGCACCGGCACTACCGCCACCGGCCGCGCCCGGCAGCGCACTACTCGATGGGATTCCTGCCGCTGTGGCTGGCGGCCGCCCGCTGGGCCCCCGGCCTGGTCAACCGAGTCAGCCGCGGACGAGCCGCCCCGGCGCTGAAACGACTCGGCGGAATCGCCCCCGAAAGGGACCTGCCGCTGCTGGCACGGCGCAGCCTGCTCGAATCGTGCCCGAGCCGCCGGGCAGCTCACCCGCCGGACGGGGCCCAGGCTCCGGTGCTGCTGTTTGCCGACACCTTCACCAACCACTTCGAACCCGGCATCGGCCAGGACGCGGTCGCAGTGCTGGAAGCGGCCGGCCACCAGGTGCACCTGCCCGACACGACGGTGTGCTGCGGGCTGACCTGGTACTCCACCGGGCAGCTCGACACGGCGCGGCGAACGCTGCGCCGCACCGCGCGCAAGCTGCGCGCGTGGCCGCAGCAGCAGACCCCGGTGGTGGGGCTGGAACCGAGCTGCACCGCCTTCCTGCGCAACGACGCGCTCGAACTCGCCCCCCACGACCCCGAGGTGCGCTCGCTGGCCGCGGCCACCCGCACCTTCGCCGAACAGATCGACCAGTACCCCCCGAGCCCGCACACCGACACCGCATCGCGGCCGGCGCGGCAACAGCCCGAGCAGGTGCTCGTGCAGCGACACTGCCACCAGTACGCCGAACTGGGCTTCGACGCCGACCGCTCCGCCCTGGAAGCGGCCGGGCTGACCCCCCGGGTGCTCGACGCGGGGTGCTGCGGCCTGGCGGGCAACTTCGGCTTCGAACGCGGCCACTACGACGTGTCCATGGCCTGCGCCGAGGACGCGCTGCTGCCCGAGATCCGCTCCGCCCCGGACGGGACCGAGGTGCTCGCCGACGGGTTCAGCTGCCGCACCCAGCTGCGGCACGCCGCTGCCGCCGAACCACTGCACCTGGCCACCGCGCTCGCCCGCCAACTGGACCTGCCCCACCACCGCAGCTCGTGA
- the fabG gene encoding 3-oxoacyl-ACP reductase FabG, which translates to MARSVLVTGGNRGIGLAIAKAFQAAGDNVAITHRGSGAPEGMLGVRCDVTDSEQVSAAFDEVEAEHGRVEVLVANAGITDDGLLLRMEEEQFQRVVEANLTGAYRVAKRASSSMLRNRRGRMIFISSTVALSGAPGQANYAASKAGLIGFARSLARELGSRSITSNVVTPGFVTTDMTDELPEQRKQEILAQVPLARFAEPDEVAGTVRWLASESAGYVTGAVIPVDGGVGMGH; encoded by the coding sequence GTGGCACGGTCCGTACTGGTCACCGGGGGCAATCGTGGTATCGGGTTGGCCATAGCCAAGGCGTTCCAGGCCGCCGGGGACAACGTGGCGATCACCCACCGCGGGTCCGGCGCTCCGGAGGGGATGCTGGGGGTGCGCTGCGATGTGACCGACTCGGAGCAGGTGAGTGCCGCTTTCGACGAGGTCGAGGCGGAGCACGGTCGGGTCGAGGTGCTGGTGGCCAACGCGGGGATCACCGATGACGGGCTGCTGCTGCGCATGGAGGAGGAGCAGTTTCAACGGGTGGTCGAGGCCAACCTGACCGGGGCGTACCGGGTCGCCAAGCGCGCCTCGAGCAGCATGCTGCGCAACAGGCGCGGGCGGATGATCTTCATCTCCTCCACAGTGGCGCTTTCCGGGGCTCCGGGGCAGGCCAACTACGCCGCGAGCAAGGCGGGGTTGATCGGGTTCGCCCGTTCACTGGCGCGGGAGCTCGGTTCGCGCAGCATCACGTCCAATGTGGTCACCCCTGGTTTCGTGACCACGGACATGACCGATGAGCTGCCCGAGCAGCGCAAGCAGGAGATCCTCGCGCAGGTGCCGCTGGCCCGCTTCGCCGAACCGGACGAGGTGGCCGGCACGGTGCGGTGGTTGGCCTCGGAGAGCGCGGGCTACGTCACCGGAGCGGTCATCCCGGTCGACGGTGGTGTCGGCATGGGGCACTGA
- the fabI gene encoding enoyl-ACP reductase FabI, protein MSGLLEGKRILVTGVITDSSIAFHTARVAQEQGAEVILTGYGRIKLVERIAGRLPEPAPVIELDVTNDQHLAGLADSVSEHVDGLDGVVHSIGYAPESCLGADFMQAPWEDVSSALHISAYSLNSLTKACLPLLGEGSSVVGMDFDARVAWPAYDWMGVAKAALESTSRYLARELGPRGIRVNLVSAGPVRTMAAKSIPGFQELEDTWGERAPLGWNVEDPEPVGRTVCTALSDWLPKTTGSMIMTDGGFHALGA, encoded by the coding sequence GTGAGCGGTCTGCTCGAAGGTAAACGAATTCTCGTGACCGGTGTGATCACCGACTCGTCCATCGCGTTCCACACGGCCAGGGTGGCTCAGGAGCAGGGCGCCGAGGTGATCCTGACCGGTTACGGTCGGATCAAGCTGGTCGAGCGGATCGCGGGCCGGCTTCCCGAGCCCGCCCCGGTGATCGAACTCGACGTCACCAACGACCAGCACCTGGCCGGGCTGGCCGACTCGGTCTCCGAGCACGTCGACGGGCTCGACGGGGTGGTGCACTCGATCGGCTACGCCCCCGAGTCCTGTCTCGGTGCGGATTTCATGCAGGCGCCGTGGGAGGACGTCTCCAGCGCGCTGCACATCTCGGCGTATTCGCTGAACTCCCTGACCAAGGCTTGCCTGCCGCTGCTGGGCGAGGGCAGTTCCGTGGTGGGGATGGACTTCGACGCGCGGGTGGCCTGGCCGGCCTACGACTGGATGGGTGTGGCCAAGGCCGCCCTGGAGTCGACCTCGCGGTATCTGGCTCGGGAGCTCGGCCCGCGGGGGATCCGCGTCAACCTGGTCAGCGCCGGCCCGGTGCGGACCATGGCCGCCAAGTCGATTCCCGGATTCCAGGAGCTGGAGGACACCTGGGGCGAGCGCGCTCCGCTCGGCTGGAACGTGGAGGACCCGGAGCCGGTGGGGCGCACGGTCTGCACCGCGCTGTCGGACTGGCTGCCGAAAACCACCGGATCCATGATCATGACCGATGGTGGTTTTCACGCCCTGGGCGCGTGA
- a CDS encoding ferrochelatase codes for MNSSEDFDALLYLSFGGPEGHEEVRPFLENVTRGRDVPPERLDEVAEHYHHFGGVSPINRLNRDIMGSLDSTIAERGWDLPIYFGNRNWHPMIEDTVERMAADGVRKALVFATSAWGGYSGCRQYHEDIARARAAVGEDRAPELVKLRQFYDHPLFIAANADAVTRAYAQLPAESRSAARLVFTAHSVPLSAEEKVGPDGRAHWYSRQVHETARLVAEAVGVADYDVVWQSRSGPPSVPWLEPDVCDHLDQLHGRDVPAVVISPIGFVSDHLEVVWDLDNEAADKASELGMGFARAATAGTDPRYARMIGELVSEHLEDHRVRKLSPLVEAGCTTNGQFCIAQGCC; via the coding sequence GTGAACAGCTCGGAAGACTTTGACGCGTTGCTGTACCTCTCGTTCGGCGGCCCCGAGGGGCACGAGGAGGTGCGGCCCTTTCTGGAGAACGTGACACGCGGTCGCGATGTTCCGCCGGAACGGCTCGACGAGGTCGCCGAGCACTATCACCACTTCGGTGGAGTTTCGCCGATCAATCGGCTCAACCGCGACATCATGGGCTCGCTGGACAGCACCATCGCCGAACGCGGCTGGGACCTGCCCATTTACTTCGGCAACCGCAACTGGCACCCCATGATCGAGGACACCGTCGAGCGGATGGCCGCCGACGGGGTGCGCAAAGCGCTGGTGTTCGCCACCTCCGCGTGGGGTGGCTACTCGGGCTGCCGCCAGTATCACGAGGACATCGCCCGCGCCAGGGCGGCCGTCGGCGAGGACCGCGCTCCCGAGTTGGTCAAACTGCGGCAGTTCTACGATCATCCGCTGTTCATCGCGGCCAACGCCGACGCGGTGACCCGCGCCTACGCGCAGCTGCCCGCCGAGTCCCGGTCGGCGGCCCGGCTGGTGTTCACCGCGCATTCGGTCCCGTTGAGCGCCGAGGAGAAGGTGGGCCCCGACGGTCGTGCGCACTGGTACTCGCGGCAGGTGCACGAGACGGCCCGGCTGGTGGCCGAGGCCGTGGGGGTTGCCGACTACGACGTGGTCTGGCAGTCCCGCTCGGGACCGCCGAGCGTTCCCTGGCTGGAACCGGACGTGTGCGACCACCTGGACCAGCTGCACGGCAGGGACGTGCCCGCGGTGGTGATCAGTCCCATCGGGTTCGTCTCCGACCACCTCGAAGTCGTCTGGGACCTGGACAACGAGGCCGCCGACAAGGCGAGCGAACTGGGGATGGGTTTCGCCCGCGCCGCCACGGCAGGAACCGACCCCCGCTACGCGCGGATGATCGGCGAACTGGTCTCCGAACACCTCGAGGACCACCGGGTGCGCAAGCTGTCCCCGCTGGTGGAAGCAGGCTGCACCACCAACGGGCAGTTCTGCATCG